The Amycolatopsis mongoliensis genome includes a window with the following:
- the ileS gene encoding isoleucine--tRNA ligase, whose amino-acid sequence MYPQAQLGDGSGVPSQPSFPALEKQVLAYWETDRTFQATIDARPAGEHGDNEYVFYDGPPFANGLPHYGHLLTGYVKDLVPRYQTMKGRKVERRFGWDTHGLPAELEAMRQLGITEKSEIEEMGIAKFNEASRESVLRYTNEWREYVTRQARWVDFDNDYKTLDVTYMESVLWAFKRLWDKGLVYEGYRVLPYCWRDETPLSNHELRMDDDVYQNRQDPAVTVGFRMQDNGNDLDGTYLLIWTTTPWTLPSNMATAVHPEVRYVVVESEKFPGKRFLLAEARVAAYARELGEEPTVVAHYTGAELLGTRYAPPFPYFTGAENAHRILSADYVTTEDGTGVVHIAPAYGEEDKVVTDAAGIAPVTPVDARGKFDATVPDYEGQQVFDANPNIIRDLKNGTGSAAQQGAVLLRHETYDHPYPHCWRCRNPLIYRAVSSWFVAVTQFKDRMVELNQQITWYPENVKDGQFGKWLENARDWSVSRNRYFGTPIPVWQSDDPAYPRTDVYGSLDELEADFGVRLDNLHRPYIDELTRPNPDDPTGKSTMRRVPDVLDVWFDSGSMPYAQVHYPFENADWFEHHYPSDFIVEYIGQTRGWFYLLHVLATALFDRPAFRACVAHGIVLGSDGAKMSKSLRNYPDVNEVFERDGSDAMRWYLMASPILRGGNLVVTDKGIRDAVRQAVLPLWNSYYFLALYANAEGVEGQWRTDSPNVLDRYVLAKTHELVTDVECAMDSYDVAGACQTVRDFLEVLTNWYVRRSRDRFWAGDKDAIDTLHTVLEVTSRVAAPLLPLTTEVVWRGLTGGRSVHLSDWPNALDLPADAALVTAMDRVRQVASSALSLRKANKLRVRLPLASLVVAAGDAESMAPFADILRDEVNVKAVELTTDVAAHGGFEVAVNARAAGPRLGKDVQTVIKAVKAGDWSLQGDTVVAAGISLREGEFERRLVAKGGGAAAELPGGSGLVLIDTEVTPELAAEGLVRDLVRVVQQARRDAGLDVADRIALTVDAPSEVVEAAERHQEFLASETLATSVTHAPVAEGSAGTVGDGTKVTVSVAKA is encoded by the coding sequence ATGTACCCCCAGGCCCAGCTCGGCGATGGCAGCGGCGTCCCGTCGCAGCCGTCCTTCCCCGCTCTGGAGAAGCAGGTCCTCGCCTACTGGGAGACGGACCGGACGTTCCAGGCGACCATCGACGCCCGCCCGGCCGGCGAGCACGGCGACAACGAGTACGTCTTCTACGACGGCCCGCCGTTCGCCAACGGCCTGCCGCACTACGGCCACCTGCTCACCGGGTACGTCAAGGACCTGGTGCCCCGCTACCAGACGATGAAGGGCCGCAAGGTCGAGCGCCGCTTCGGCTGGGACACCCACGGCCTGCCCGCCGAACTCGAAGCCATGCGCCAGCTGGGGATCACGGAGAAGTCCGAGATCGAAGAGATGGGCATCGCGAAGTTCAACGAGGCCTCGCGCGAGTCCGTGCTGCGCTACACGAACGAATGGCGCGAGTACGTGACCCGCCAGGCCCGCTGGGTCGACTTCGACAACGACTACAAGACGCTCGACGTCACGTATATGGAGTCGGTGCTGTGGGCGTTCAAACGCCTGTGGGACAAGGGACTCGTCTACGAGGGCTACCGCGTCCTGCCCTACTGCTGGCGCGACGAGACGCCGCTGTCCAACCACGAGCTGCGGATGGACGACGACGTCTACCAGAACCGGCAGGACCCGGCCGTCACGGTCGGTTTCCGCATGCAGGACAACGGGAACGACCTCGACGGCACGTACCTGCTGATCTGGACGACGACCCCGTGGACGCTGCCGTCCAACATGGCGACGGCGGTGCACCCCGAGGTGCGGTACGTCGTCGTCGAGAGCGAGAAATTCCCCGGCAAGCGGTTCCTGCTCGCCGAAGCGCGGGTTGCCGCGTACGCGCGCGAACTCGGCGAAGAGCCGACGGTCGTCGCGCACTACACGGGTGCGGAGCTGCTCGGAACCCGTTACGCGCCACCGTTCCCGTACTTCACCGGCGCCGAGAACGCGCACCGGATCCTGTCCGCGGACTACGTCACCACCGAAGACGGCACGGGTGTCGTGCACATCGCGCCCGCCTACGGTGAAGAGGACAAGGTCGTCACCGACGCCGCCGGGATCGCCCCGGTGACGCCGGTCGACGCGCGGGGCAAGTTCGACGCGACCGTGCCGGACTACGAAGGCCAGCAGGTCTTCGACGCGAACCCGAACATCATCCGGGACCTCAAGAACGGCACGGGATCCGCGGCGCAGCAGGGCGCCGTGCTGCTGCGGCACGAGACCTACGACCACCCGTACCCGCACTGCTGGCGCTGCCGCAACCCGCTGATCTACCGCGCGGTCTCGTCGTGGTTCGTCGCGGTGACGCAGTTCAAGGACCGGATGGTCGAGCTGAACCAGCAGATCACCTGGTACCCGGAGAACGTCAAGGACGGCCAGTTCGGCAAGTGGCTGGAGAACGCGCGCGACTGGTCGGTCTCGCGCAACCGGTACTTCGGCACGCCGATCCCGGTGTGGCAGTCCGACGACCCGGCGTACCCGCGCACCGACGTCTACGGCTCGCTCGACGAGCTGGAGGCGGACTTCGGCGTGCGCCTGGACAACCTGCACCGGCCCTACATCGACGAGCTGACCCGGCCGAACCCGGACGACCCGACCGGGAAGTCCACCATGCGCCGCGTCCCGGACGTCCTCGACGTCTGGTTCGACTCGGGCTCGATGCCGTATGCCCAGGTGCACTACCCGTTCGAGAACGCCGACTGGTTCGAGCACCACTACCCGAGCGATTTCATCGTCGAGTACATCGGGCAGACCCGCGGCTGGTTCTACCTGCTGCACGTGCTCGCGACGGCGCTGTTCGACCGGCCGGCGTTCCGCGCCTGCGTCGCGCACGGCATCGTGCTGGGCTCCGACGGCGCGAAGATGTCCAAGTCGCTGCGCAACTACCCGGACGTCAACGAGGTGTTCGAGCGCGACGGCTCCGACGCCATGCGCTGGTACCTGATGGCGAGCCCGATCCTGCGCGGCGGCAACCTGGTCGTCACCGACAAGGGCATCCGCGACGCCGTCCGCCAGGCCGTGCTGCCGCTGTGGAACTCGTACTACTTCCTCGCGCTCTACGCGAACGCCGAGGGCGTGGAAGGCCAGTGGCGCACGGATTCGCCGAACGTGCTCGACCGGTACGTCCTGGCGAAGACGCACGAGCTGGTCACCGACGTCGAGTGCGCGATGGACAGCTACGACGTCGCGGGCGCGTGCCAGACCGTGCGGGACTTCCTCGAGGTCCTCACGAACTGGTACGTCCGGCGCTCCCGCGACCGCTTCTGGGCGGGCGACAAGGACGCGATCGACACACTGCACACCGTCCTGGAGGTGACCTCGCGCGTCGCGGCGCCGCTGCTGCCGCTGACCACCGAGGTGGTCTGGCGCGGTCTCACCGGCGGCCGCTCGGTGCACCTGAGCGACTGGCCGAACGCGCTCGACCTGCCCGCGGACGCCGCGCTGGTCACCGCGATGGACCGGGTGCGGCAGGTGGCGTCGTCGGCGCTGTCGCTGCGGAAGGCGAACAAGCTGCGCGTGCGGCTGCCGCTGGCTTCGCTGGTCGTGGCGGCCGGTGACGCCGAGTCGATGGCGCCCTTCGCCGACATCCTGCGCGACGAGGTGAACGTCAAGGCGGTCGAGCTGACCACCGACGTCGCCGCGCACGGCGGGTTCGAGGTCGCGGTCAACGCGCGCGCGGCCGGCCCGCGCCTGGGCAAGGACGTCCAGACCGTGATCAAGGCCGTCAAGGCGGGTGACTGGTCGCTGCAGGGCGACACCGTCGTCGCGGCCGGGATCTCGCTGCGGGAAGGCGAGTTCGAGCGGCGGCTGGTCGCCAAGGGCGGCGGCGCGGCGGCGGAGCTGCCCGGCGGGTCCGGGCTGGTCCTGATCGACACCGAGGTGACGCCGGAGCTGGCGGCCGAGGGCCTGGTCCGCGACCTGGTCCGGGTCGTGCAGCAGGCGCGCCGCGACGCCGGGCTGGACGTCGCCGACCGGATCGCGCTGACCGTGGACGCGCCTTCCGAGGTCGTCGAAGCGGCGGAGCGGCACCAGGAGTTCCTGGCGTCGGAGACGCTGGCGACGTCGGTGACCCACGCCCCGGTGGCCGAGGGCTCCGCCGGCACGGTCGGCGACGGCACGAAGGTGACGGTCTCGGTCGCCAAGGCCTGA
- a CDS encoding cell division protein SepF, giving the protein MSALQKLKAYFGMVPADDDGYEVEDDYRRGYDDDYDSYEEPAPRSSRSRYRDVDDTYDEPVSRSRSRSVAAAEPAVHGALAMDRQPEPVARLRPVTEPARPPLRDPLSRITTLHPTSYVEARAIGEHYREGIPVIINLTEMENADAKRLVDFAAGLAFALRGSMDKVTNKVFLLSPPDVDVTAEDRRRIAEGGLFLRG; this is encoded by the coding sequence ATGAGCGCGCTGCAGAAGCTGAAGGCCTACTTCGGGATGGTGCCCGCTGACGACGACGGCTACGAAGTCGAGGACGACTACCGGCGTGGCTACGACGACGACTACGACTCCTACGAGGAGCCGGCGCCGCGGTCGTCCCGCTCACGGTACCGCGACGTCGACGACACGTACGACGAGCCTGTCAGCCGCAGCCGGTCACGCTCCGTGGCAGCCGCCGAGCCCGCCGTCCACGGTGCGCTGGCGATGGACCGGCAGCCGGAACCGGTGGCACGCCTGCGGCCGGTCACCGAGCCGGCGCGCCCGCCGCTGCGTGATCCGTTGAGCCGGATCACGACGCTGCACCCGACGAGCTACGTGGAGGCGCGCGCCATCGGCGAGCACTACCGCGAGGGCATCCCGGTGATCATCAACCTCACCGAGATGGAGAACGCGGACGCCAAGCGGCTCGTCGACTTCGCCGCCGGGCTCGCCTTCGCGCTGCGCGGGTCGATGGACAAGGTCACCAACAAGGTGTTCCTTCTCTCACCGCCCGATGTGGACGTCACCGCGGAGGACCGCCGACGGATTGCCGAGGGCGGATTGTTCCTGCGCGGCTGA
- a CDS encoding ArsR/SmtB family transcription factor, producing MEGDADIARTAALFADPARVRVLLALADGRALAASVLAAEARLSAQGVSAHLAKLRAAGLVVAEKSGRHRFYRLAGPEPAELMETLARFSPSQPVSSLREGTRAEALRTARTCYDHLAGRLGVAVTSALLARGALAAQDGVPSTRRREGDRISAPLREHPYTLGPAARSVFGELGVDLDAAAAGRRPLLKFCLDWSEQRHHLAGALGAAVATRFTDAGWVRRRGRAHRALRLTPEGARALDTHLGLAGLAA from the coding sequence ATGGAAGGCGACGCCGACATCGCCCGCACCGCGGCGCTGTTCGCGGACCCGGCGCGGGTCCGCGTGCTGCTCGCGCTCGCCGACGGCCGGGCGCTGGCGGCGTCCGTGCTGGCGGCCGAGGCCCGGCTGTCCGCGCAGGGCGTCAGCGCGCACCTGGCGAAGCTGCGGGCGGCGGGCCTGGTCGTCGCCGAGAAGTCGGGGCGGCACCGGTTCTACCGGCTGGCCGGCCCGGAGCCGGCCGAGCTGATGGAGACGCTGGCGCGGTTCTCGCCGTCCCAGCCGGTGTCGTCGTTGCGCGAGGGCACGCGCGCCGAGGCGTTGCGCACGGCCCGGACGTGCTACGACCACCTGGCGGGCCGGCTCGGGGTGGCGGTGACGTCGGCGTTGCTCGCGCGCGGCGCGCTGGCGGCCCAGGACGGGGTTCCGAGCACCCGCCGTCGCGAAGGTGACCGGATTTCGGCTCCGCTGCGCGAACACCCGTACACGCTGGGTCCCGCCGCGCGCTCGGTGTTCGGCGAGCTGGGGGTGGACCTCGACGCGGCCGCGGCCGGCCGCCGGCCGCTGCTGAAGTTCTGCCTGGACTGGAGCGAACAGCGCCACCACCTGGCGGGCGCGCTGGGCGCGGCCGTCGCGACGCGGTTCACGGACGCGGGCTGGGTGCGACGGCGCGGCCGGGCACATCGCGCCCTGCGGCTGACCCCGGAAGGAGCGCGGGCCCTGGACACCCACCTGGGCCTGGCGGGCCTCGCCGCCTGA
- a CDS encoding YggS family pyridoxal phosphate-dependent enzyme: MSTVDRKAELAANLAEVEARIAAACRAAGRARDEVKLIAITKTFPAADAALLADLGVTDVGENRDQEAGPKVAEVAELRPEADLRWHMVGRLQRNKARSVVEWAQEVQSLDSARLADALAKAVRTARDAGKREEPLDVLIQASLDDDPERGGCPLDELGALAERVTHTGELRLRGLMAVAPLGADPAEAFERLARAGERLRKDHPNAAEVSAGMSHDLEQAITHGSTCVRVGTALLGGRGLASP, from the coding sequence ATGAGCACAGTCGACCGCAAGGCCGAGCTGGCCGCGAACCTCGCCGAGGTCGAGGCGCGGATCGCCGCCGCGTGCCGGGCCGCCGGCCGGGCGCGCGACGAGGTCAAGCTGATCGCGATCACCAAGACGTTCCCCGCCGCGGACGCCGCGCTGCTGGCCGACCTCGGGGTGACCGACGTCGGCGAGAACCGCGACCAGGAGGCCGGCCCGAAGGTGGCGGAGGTCGCCGAGCTGCGCCCGGAGGCGGACCTGCGCTGGCACATGGTCGGCCGGCTGCAGCGGAACAAGGCGCGGTCCGTGGTCGAGTGGGCACAGGAAGTGCAGTCCCTGGACTCGGCCCGGCTCGCCGACGCGCTCGCGAAGGCGGTGCGAACCGCTCGGGACGCCGGTAAACGTGAGGAACCCCTCGACGTGCTGATCCAGGCGAGCCTCGACGACGACCCGGAGCGCGGCGGCTGCCCGCTGGACGAGCTCGGCGCCCTCGCTGAGCGCGTCACTCACACGGGCGAACTGCGGCTTCGCGGCCTGATGGCCGTCGCGCCGCTCGGCGCCGACCCTGCGGAGGCCTTCGAACGGCTCGCCCGCGCGGGTGAGCGGCTCCGGAAAGATCACCCGAATGCCGCAGAAGTCTCCGCCGGGATGAGCCATGATCTCGAGCAGGCGATCACGCACGGCTCGACCTGTGTGCGTGTCGGAACCGCGTTGCTCGGCGGGCGCGGTTTAGCCTCGCCGTAG
- a CDS encoding penicillin-binding transpeptidase domain-containing protein yields the protein MSSAKRRGILIGGVLLVVAIVVAAFFVLNGGGATPEAEAGATSVESPGAIDPHSAITEYLQDITENNPDAAARLTDAAPAAAVALRDARNTLNPSSVTAKLTVLQPTPAGATQTGGTFSLAWALKPGKVWTYDVTFQLAQAGGKWLVHWAPSLLHPKLEAGQRLVVSTAVQDTTAVADRDGKPLLISGSGGLRAVEGDPAPLLRSALTGQVTAASGGGFAVERVDTSGKSLETLFGKADGGAKTLTSSLSLTAQNSAQAAVNSYRGSAMLVALDTGSGDILAVAQNAAAGNAPKALHGLYEPGSSFKIATSVAAVQQSGLTAASPVDCPGVATIGTRTVKNEGFELGATNLQTAFARSCNTTFGQLALALPADGLQKAADELGLNADYEIPGIDTELGKVEPAASKDELVEDGFGQGRIQASCLGGALMAATVASGKAITPRLWHDLETTVVKGYSPPPASVLGQVRTMMRAVVTSGTGRGAAGAGTVFGKTGTAQFGDGSNATGWFVGYRGSVAFAVLLEDSNDSGPAVTLAAKFLKGI from the coding sequence ATGAGTTCTGCCAAGAGACGCGGCATCCTGATCGGCGGCGTGCTGCTGGTCGTCGCGATCGTGGTGGCGGCGTTCTTCGTGCTGAACGGCGGGGGAGCGACGCCGGAAGCGGAAGCCGGGGCGACGAGCGTCGAGAGCCCGGGCGCCATCGACCCGCACTCGGCGATCACCGAGTACCTGCAGGACATCACCGAGAACAACCCGGACGCGGCGGCCCGGCTGACCGACGCCGCCCCGGCGGCCGCGGTGGCCCTGCGGGACGCGCGGAACACGCTGAACCCGTCGTCGGTGACGGCCAAGCTGACCGTCCTGCAGCCGACCCCGGCCGGGGCGACGCAGACCGGCGGCACGTTCAGCCTGGCGTGGGCGCTGAAGCCGGGCAAGGTCTGGACCTACGACGTGACGTTCCAGCTGGCCCAGGCCGGCGGGAAGTGGCTCGTGCACTGGGCGCCGTCGCTGCTGCACCCGAAGCTGGAGGCGGGCCAGCGGCTGGTGGTCAGCACGGCCGTGCAGGACACGACGGCCGTGGCCGACCGCGACGGCAAGCCGCTGCTCATCAGCGGGTCCGGCGGCCTGCGCGCGGTCGAAGGCGACCCGGCGCCGCTGCTGCGTTCGGCGCTCACCGGGCAGGTCACGGCGGCGAGCGGCGGCGGGTTCGCCGTCGAGCGCGTCGACACCAGCGGGAAGAGCCTCGAGACGCTGTTCGGGAAAGCCGACGGCGGGGCGAAGACGCTGACGTCCAGCCTGAGCCTGACCGCGCAGAACTCCGCGCAGGCCGCGGTGAACAGCTATCGGGGCTCGGCGATGCTGGTCGCCCTCGACACCGGGTCGGGCGACATCCTGGCGGTGGCGCAGAACGCGGCCGCCGGGAACGCGCCGAAGGCGCTTCACGGGTTGTACGAGCCCGGTTCGTCCTTCAAGATCGCGACGTCGGTCGCCGCGGTCCAGCAGAGCGGCTTGACCGCGGCCTCGCCGGTCGACTGCCCCGGCGTCGCGACGATCGGGACGCGGACGGTCAAGAACGAGGGCTTCGAGCTGGGGGCGACGAACCTGCAGACGGCGTTCGCGCGGTCCTGCAACACGACGTTCGGGCAGCTCGCGCTGGCGCTGCCGGCCGACGGGCTGCAGAAGGCGGCCGACGAGCTGGGCCTCAACGCCGACTACGAGATCCCGGGGATCGACACCGAGCTGGGCAAGGTCGAGCCCGCGGCGAGCAAGGACGAGCTGGTCGAGGACGGGTTCGGCCAGGGCCGGATCCAGGCGAGCTGCCTCGGCGGCGCCCTGATGGCGGCCACGGTCGCGTCCGGCAAGGCGATCACGCCGCGGCTGTGGCACGACCTGGAGACCACGGTCGTCAAGGGCTACTCGCCGCCGCCGGCGTCGGTGCTCGGCCAGGTGCGGACGATGATGCGCGCGGTGGTGACCAGCGGAACGGGCCGGGGCGCGGCGGGCGCGGGCACGGTGTTCGGCAAGACGGGCACGGCCCAGTTCGGCGACGGCTCGAACGCCACGGGCTGGTTCGTCGGCTACCGCGGGTCCGTGGCGTTCGCGGTGCTCCTGGAGGACTCGAACGACTCGGGCCCGGCGGTCACCCTGGCAGCGAAGTTCCTGAAGGGCATCTGA
- a CDS encoding ArsR/SmtB family transcription factor produces the protein METIALAEVAAVLADPSRATMCLALLDGRAWTVGELAKAAGIALSTASEHVTRLVDAGFVVRVKQGRASYVRIADPRVAELIEHLAQHAEHRPVTGLKSSLRVKRLEFARTCYDHLAGVLGVAVRDGMLATGLLDTAGGLTLTGRGREVLAGLGVPVAAGRRPLLRDCLDWTERRDHLAGALPAALLDRAVEAGWVARDGHRAVKVRPSAAQPFAALGVDLDALGVAARP, from the coding sequence ATGGAGACGATCGCTCTCGCCGAGGTCGCCGCGGTGCTCGCCGACCCCAGCCGAGCCACCATGTGCCTCGCCCTGCTGGACGGGCGGGCCTGGACCGTCGGCGAGCTGGCCAAGGCGGCCGGGATCGCGCTCTCCACGGCCAGTGAGCACGTCACCCGGCTGGTCGACGCCGGGTTCGTCGTCCGGGTCAAGCAGGGCCGGGCCAGCTACGTCCGGATCGCCGACCCGCGCGTCGCCGAGCTGATCGAGCACCTGGCCCAGCACGCCGAGCACCGGCCGGTGACCGGGCTGAAGTCGTCGCTGCGGGTGAAGCGGCTCGAGTTCGCGCGGACCTGCTACGACCACCTCGCCGGCGTGCTCGGCGTCGCCGTCCGCGACGGCATGCTCGCCACCGGCCTCCTCGACACCGCCGGCGGGCTGACGCTGACCGGCCGCGGCCGCGAGGTGCTGGCCGGCCTCGGCGTGCCGGTCGCCGCCGGGCGGCGGCCGTTGCTGCGCGACTGTCTGGATTGGACGGAGCGCCGCGACCACCTCGCCGGCGCGCTGCCCGCCGCGCTGCTCGACCGGGCGGTCGAGGCCGGCTGGGTGGCCCGCGACGGCCACCGCGCGGTGAAGGTGCGGCCGAGCGCGGCCCAGCCGTTCGCCGCGCTCGGTGTCGATCTCGACGCGCTGGGTGTCGCCGCCCGGCCTTAA
- the wag31 gene encoding DivIVA-like cell division protein Wag31: MSLTPADVHNVAFSKPPIGKRGYNEDEVDAFLDLVETELARLIEDNNELRQQMEQLDAELESTRSELDSAKSAPPMREEPSRRLAPVPPPQSAMEQTQAHSMVGDSTEPNVQAAKVLGLAQEMADRLTAEAKTESDGMLAEARTKSEQLLSDARAKSDSMVNEARTRVDTMLNDARTRAETLERQARDKATTLERESQRKYTETMNSLNAEKGGLGKKIEELRTIEREYRTRLRGFLESQLRELDDRGSAAPASASSNSGQSSGSSSGGQGYSFGPRAEAG, encoded by the coding sequence ATGTCGTTGACCCCCGCTGACGTGCATAACGTCGCGTTCAGCAAGCCGCCCATCGGCAAGAGGGGCTACAACGAGGACGAGGTGGACGCGTTCCTCGACCTGGTGGAGACCGAGCTGGCCCGCTTGATCGAGGACAACAACGAGCTGCGCCAGCAGATGGAGCAGCTCGACGCCGAGCTTGAGTCGACTCGAAGCGAGCTCGACAGTGCCAAATCGGCGCCCCCGATGCGTGAAGAGCCGTCGCGGCGTCTCGCGCCGGTGCCGCCGCCGCAGTCCGCCATGGAGCAGACCCAGGCGCACTCGATGGTCGGCGACAGCACGGAGCCGAACGTGCAGGCGGCCAAGGTCCTGGGCCTCGCCCAGGAGATGGCCGACCGGCTGACCGCCGAGGCGAAGACCGAGTCCGACGGGATGCTGGCCGAGGCCCGCACCAAGTCCGAGCAGCTGCTCTCGGACGCCCGGGCGAAGTCCGACTCGATGGTCAACGAGGCCCGCACCCGGGTCGACACGATGCTGAACGACGCGCGGACCCGGGCGGAGACGCTGGAGCGCCAGGCGCGCGACAAGGCGACGACGCTGGAGCGCGAGTCCCAGCGGAAGTACACCGAGACGATGAACAGCCTCAACGCCGAGAAGGGCGGGCTGGGCAAGAAGATCGAAGAGCTGCGCACGATCGAGCGGGAGTACCGCACGAGGTTGCGCGGGTTCCTCGAGTCCCAGCTGCGCGAACTCGACGACCGCGGCTCCGCGGCCCCGGCGTCGGCCTCGTCGAACTCCGGGCAGTCGTCCGGTTCGTCGAGCGGCGGCCAGGGCTACTCGTTCGGCCCGCGGGCCGAAGCGGGCTGA
- the pgeF gene encoding peptidoglycan editing factor PgeF, which yields MRVRRVVTTRAGGASRPPYDTFNLGDHVGDDEGDVYANRKRLAAELGLAEDKLAWMEQVHGRTATTVDGSETKAAEATDALVTATPGVALVVLVADCVPILLADAEAGVVSAVHAGRVGTRVGVVPAAVEAMREAGAEVGRIEVLLGPAICGDCYEVPAAMAADVEKHVPGSACKTRKGTPGLDLRAGLWRQLADLGVGKIGVDPRCTNEDKTLFSYRRDGTTGRIAGITWIAA from the coding sequence ATGCGGGTTCGGCGAGTGGTCACGACCAGGGCGGGCGGCGCGTCCCGGCCGCCGTACGACACGTTCAACCTGGGCGATCACGTCGGCGACGACGAGGGCGACGTCTACGCGAACCGCAAGCGCCTCGCCGCCGAGCTGGGCCTGGCCGAGGACAAGCTGGCCTGGATGGAACAGGTCCACGGCCGCACGGCGACCACTGTGGACGGCTCCGAGACGAAGGCCGCCGAAGCGACCGACGCGCTCGTGACCGCGACGCCGGGCGTCGCGCTCGTGGTGCTGGTCGCCGACTGCGTTCCGATCCTGCTGGCCGACGCCGAGGCCGGCGTGGTCTCGGCGGTGCACGCCGGGCGCGTCGGCACGCGGGTCGGCGTCGTCCCGGCCGCCGTCGAGGCCATGCGGGAAGCCGGTGCCGAGGTGGGCCGCATCGAGGTGCTGCTGGGCCCGGCCATCTGCGGTGACTGCTACGAGGTGCCGGCCGCCATGGCCGCCGACGTCGAGAAGCACGTTCCGGGCAGCGCCTGCAAGACGCGGAAGGGCACCCCCGGGCTCGATCTGCGTGCCGGGCTGTGGCGGCAGCTCGCCGACCTGGGCGTCGGCAAGATCGGCGTCGACCCGCGATGCACGAACGAGGACAAGACGCTCTTCAGCTACCGCCGCGACGGCACGACCGGCCGGATCGCCGGGATCACCTGGATCGCGGCATGA
- a CDS encoding MFS transporter produces the protein MRSALLVTMCAGMFLVQLDVTVVNVALPAIGADLHGGLAAQQWVVDGYSVVLAALLLTGGALGDVFGHRRVVLAGFALFGAASAACGLAGTAPWLVAARAGQGLGAALLLPGTLAVITNAYPGHAERARALGIWAGVSALALAAGPVLGGAVVSAAGWRPVFWLNVPIVLAAAFATRRLVPRGDRVPGRRVDVAAVVTAAPALGAGVYAVIGGSVPAAVVALAALAAFLTVERRSADPMLPLDVARRTLGANFVAAAMNFVGIGAVLVLTLYLQGVRHASPLTAGLEVLPLFGPLSVLAPVAGRLTGRVGPRPLMVAGLALGALGMLNLVLVNGNSAYAALLPTLLGLGVGMGLLTTAVVTAAVGGIPPGRAGVASGINNTARQAGGALGVAVLGAVVGEPGGEFVEGLHAAGLIAGALWLLAIGVTLSGVRAPRDNRVARAG, from the coding sequence ATGCGTTCCGCCCTCCTCGTCACCATGTGCGCCGGCATGTTCCTCGTGCAGCTGGACGTCACGGTCGTCAACGTCGCCCTGCCCGCCATCGGCGCGGACCTGCACGGCGGCCTCGCGGCGCAGCAGTGGGTGGTGGACGGCTACTCCGTCGTCCTGGCCGCGCTGCTGCTCACCGGCGGCGCACTCGGCGACGTCTTCGGCCACCGCCGGGTCGTCCTCGCGGGCTTCGCGCTGTTCGGCGCGGCTTCGGCCGCCTGCGGGCTCGCCGGCACGGCGCCCTGGCTCGTCGCCGCCCGGGCCGGGCAGGGCCTGGGCGCCGCGCTGCTGCTGCCCGGCACCCTCGCCGTGATCACGAACGCCTACCCGGGACACGCCGAGCGCGCGCGGGCCCTCGGGATCTGGGCCGGGGTGTCGGCCCTGGCGCTCGCGGCGGGCCCGGTGCTCGGCGGCGCGGTCGTCTCGGCCGCGGGCTGGCGGCCGGTCTTCTGGCTCAACGTCCCGATCGTGCTCGCGGCCGCCTTCGCGACCCGGCGGCTCGTGCCGCGCGGCGACCGCGTGCCCGGCCGGCGGGTCGACGTCGCCGCCGTCGTCACCGCCGCGCCCGCCCTCGGTGCCGGCGTCTACGCGGTCATCGGCGGGAGTGTGCCCGCCGCGGTGGTGGCGCTCGCCGCGCTGGCGGCGTTCCTGACCGTGGAACGCCGTTCCGCGGATCCGATGCTGCCGCTGGACGTCGCCCGGCGGACGCTGGGCGCGAACTTCGTCGCGGCGGCGATGAACTTCGTCGGCATCGGTGCTGTCCTCGTGCTGACGCTGTACCTGCAGGGCGTGCGCCACGCGTCGCCGCTGACCGCGGGGCTCGAGGTGCTGCCGCTGTTCGGCCCGCTTTCGGTGCTGGCGCCGGTCGCGGGCCGGCTGACCGGCCGGGTCGGGCCGCGCCCGCTGATGGTCGCCGGGCTGGCGCTGGGCGCGCTCGGCATGCTGAACCTGGTGCTGGTCAACGGGAACAGCGCCTACGCGGCCCTCCTGCCGACGCTGCTCGGGCTCGGCGTCGGGATGGGCCTGCTGACGACGGCGGTGGTGACGGCCGCGGTCGGCGGCATCCCGCCCGGGCGCGCGGGCGTCGCCAGCGGCATCAACAACACGGCCCGCCAGGCCGGCGGCGCACTCGGGGTGGCGGTGCTCGGCGCGGTCGTGGGCGAGCCGGGCGGGGAGTTCGTCGAAGGCCTGCACGCGGCCGGCCTGATCGCGGGAGCGTTGTGGCTGCTGGCGATCGGCGTGACCCTCTCCGGCGTACGTGCCCCTCGTGACAACCGGGTTGCGCGGGCCGGTTAA
- a CDS encoding YggT family protein, whose protein sequence is MWLVVWYVLFAFWLLLTARIVIELVRTFAREWHPAGGVAVTLETIYTVTDPPVRLFRRIIPMVRIGGVGLDLSIMVLLLVVFFAMQLATPS, encoded by the coding sequence GTGTGGCTGGTCGTCTGGTACGTGCTGTTCGCCTTCTGGCTGCTGCTGACGGCGCGGATCGTGATCGAACTCGTCCGGACGTTCGCCCGTGAGTGGCATCCGGCCGGGGGGGTTGCGGTCACGCTCGAGACCATCTACACAGTGACGGACCCGCCGGTTCGTCTGTTCAGACGAATCATTCCGATGGTTCGAATCGGCGGCGTCGGACTGGACTTATCGATTATGGTGCTGCTGTTGGTTGTGTTCTTCGCGATGCAACTGGCGACTCCAAGTTGA